The Sebastes umbrosus isolate fSebUmb1 chromosome 19, fSebUmb1.pri, whole genome shotgun sequence genome has a segment encoding these proteins:
- the pgam2 gene encoding phosphoglycerate mutase 2 — protein MAAAHRLVIVRHGESAWNQENRFCGWFDADLSEKGVEEARRGAQAIKDAGIKFDVCYTSVLKRAVKTLWTIMEITDQMWLPVIRTWRLNERHYGGLTGLNKAETAEKHGEEQVKIWRRSFDTPPPPMDKEHNYNKIISESRRYKNLKPGELPTCESLKDTIARALPFWNDVIAPEIKAGKNVIIAAHGNSLRGIVKHLEGMSDAAIMDLNLPTGIPIVYELDANLKPIKPMSFLGDAETVKKAMEAVAAQGKAKK, from the exons ATGGCTGCCGCCCATCGTCTGGTTATCGTCCGCCACGGCGAGAGCGCCTGGAACCAGGAGAACCGCTTCTGCGGCTGGTTCGACGCTGACCTCAGTGAGAAGGGCGTGGAGGAGGCCAGGCGCGGAGCCCAGGCCATCAAGGATGCGGGCATCAAGTTCGACGTGTGCTACACCTCCGTGCTGAAACGTGCCGTCAAGACCCTGTGGACCATCATGGAGATCACGGACCAGATGTGGCTGCCCGTGATTCGCACCTGGCGTCTGAACGAGCGTCACTACGGAGGCCTCACCGGTCTCAACAAGGCCGAGACGGCCGAGAAGCACGGCGAGGAGCAGGTGAAGATCTGGCGTCGCTCCTTTGACACCCCACCTCCACCCATGGACAAGGAGCACAACTACAACAAAATCATCAGTGAG TCCCGGCGCTACAAGAACCTGAAGCCCGGTGAGCTCCCCACATGTGAGTCCCTGAAGGACACCATCGCCCGCGCCCTGCCTTTCTGGAACGACGTGATCGCGCCTGAAATCAAGGCTGGAAAGAACGTTATCATCGCTGCCCACGGCAACAGCCTCCGCGGCATCGTCAAGCACTTGGAGG GTATGTCCGATGCAGCCATTATGGATCTGAACCTGCCTACAGGCATCCCAATCGTGTACGAGCTGGACGCAAACCTGAAGCCCATAAAGCCCATGTCTTTCCTCGGCGATGCGGAAACCGTAAAGAAGGCCATGGAGGCCGTGGCCGCCCAGGGCAAAGCCAAGAAGTAA
- the LOC119478274 gene encoding syntaxin-2-like, whose product MEDFFKTVGELRSLIEKISCQAEEVERSHGAILSTTNQDKRQKDDLELLNNETKKNANLVRAKLKSMQENLPVDENSIRVSAAQRIQKNQHSHLTRCFAEVMRGYHKTQISFREKCKAQIQRQLEIVDKVTTDEELEEMLHRDNLAIFISDINSDARISSQALSEIESRHQDIICLEASIKELHEIFADTAMLLEIQGELINNIEKNVTSAAEYVDASKAETYEAVTYKKNRHKIASLPRFFKSFRRKTAK is encoded by the exons ATGGAGGACTTCTTCAAAACG gtgggggAGTTGAGAAGCCTCATTGAAAAAATCTCCTGCCAAGCAGAAGAGGTGGAGAGAAGCCACGGCGCCATCCTTTCCACTACAAACCAAGACAAGA GGCAGAAAGACGACTTGGAGCTGCTGAACAATGAGACCAAGAAGAATGCCAACTTGGTCCGAGCCAAGTTAAAAT CAATGCAGGAGAACTTGCCTGTGGATGAGAACAGTATTAGGGTCTCAGCAGCTCAGCGTATTCAGAAGAACCAG CACTCCCACCTGACTCGGTGCTTTGCTGAAGTCATGAGGGGCTACCATAAGACGCAGATCTCCTTCAGAGAGAAATGCAAAGCACAGATTCAGAGACAGCTGGAGATTG TGGATAAAGTGACTACGGATGAAGAGTTGGAGGAGATGCTGCACCGTGACAATCTTGCCATCTTCATATCTGAT ATCAACTCTGACGCTCGGATTTCAAGCCAGGCTCTGAGCGAGATCGAATCTCGTCATCAGGACATCATCTGCCTCGAGGCCAGCATCAAAGAGCTGCACGAGATATTTGCCGACACCGCCATGCTGTTGGAGATTCAG GGGGAGTTGATCAACAACATAGAAAAGAATGTGACGAGTGCCGCAGAGTACGTAGACGCATCCAAAGCAGAAACCTACGAAGCAGTGACGTACAAGAAAAACCGACACAAGATAGCATCACTCCCGAGGTTCTTCAAGTCCTTCAGGAGGAAAACAGCTAAGTAA